In Companilactobacillus allii, one genomic interval encodes:
- the walK gene encoding cell wall metabolism sensor histidine kinase WalK — MKNRFVFLHSINFKIGLSFILILIVTIEIIGAYFVRQLEEQNVSQFEDSVVVPAYDLNQISTNLTDNDDKTRTNVSNVIQDFARNDSNITDIQVVDRNGIIVGTKDVDKSTIVGTKTMKDQIKQSISSDKKITQIYYDKGTGSSYELITPVSSTDNSTVVGAIYVRASMESVYQGINNIIVIFLTASLVAGLLGAIIAIFISRAITRPIDEMKQQAVRMAEGDYSGQVRVYSPDELGQLAMAVNDLSVKVEEATENSESERRRLDSVLTQMSDGVIATNRLGNITVINEMAQEFLNKDEDEADGKSLVEVLGISDKVSFDQLLENPDPMVIETNDNNEDAEDYDVNGDNSLILNADFSLIQRNSGFISGMVCVLHDVTEQQKIDSERRQFVSNVSHELRTPLTSISSYIDALNNGAWKDQKLAPQFLNVTAEETDRMIRMIQDLLSLSRMDQGRSKLDEELVNFNEFFSYILDRFDMMLKKEKADAKEDDKKVVKNYRIKRIFTNKDLWVEIDTDKMTQVVDNIMNNAIKYSPDGGVITCRLLETNKHIIISISDEGLGIPRKDIKKVFDRFYRVDKARSRKQGGTGLGLSISKEIVEQHKGRIWVNSAEGKGSTFYISLPFDPNETGGEWDEI, encoded by the coding sequence TTGAAAAATAGATTCGTGTTTTTACATTCGATTAATTTCAAAATCGGATTATCTTTTATTTTAATTTTGATCGTCACAATTGAAATAATTGGGGCTTATTTCGTACGTCAATTGGAAGAACAAAATGTTAGTCAGTTTGAAGACTCAGTCGTCGTTCCAGCATATGACCTTAATCAAATTTCAACGAATTTAACTGATAATGATGACAAAACTAGAACTAACGTCAGCAACGTTATCCAAGACTTTGCTAGAAATGACTCCAATATTACTGATATTCAAGTGGTTGATCGTAATGGTATTATCGTTGGAACTAAGGATGTTGATAAATCTACTATCGTTGGGACCAAAACGATGAAGGACCAAATCAAACAGAGTATTAGTAGTGATAAGAAAATAACCCAGATATATTATGATAAGGGGACTGGTAGTTCATATGAATTGATCACGCCAGTTTCATCAACTGATAATAGTACTGTGGTTGGTGCTATCTACGTTCGTGCCAGCATGGAGTCAGTCTATCAGGGTATCAACAATATTATTGTTATTTTCCTTACGGCGTCTTTAGTTGCCGGTTTATTGGGAGCAATTATTGCCATTTTCATTTCTAGGGCAATCACACGACCGATTGATGAAATGAAACAACAAGCTGTGAGAATGGCTGAAGGTGACTATTCTGGACAAGTTCGTGTTTATTCACCAGATGAACTTGGACAATTGGCCATGGCTGTTAATGACCTGTCAGTCAAAGTTGAAGAGGCTACTGAGAATTCAGAGTCTGAGCGACGAAGGCTGGATAGTGTTTTGACCCAGATGTCTGATGGTGTTATTGCTACCAATCGTTTGGGTAACATAACGGTAATCAATGAAATGGCTCAGGAATTCTTGAATAAAGATGAAGATGAAGCTGATGGAAAGTCACTGGTAGAAGTTCTTGGTATTAGTGACAAAGTAAGTTTTGATCAATTATTAGAGAATCCCGATCCAATGGTTATCGAGACTAATGATAATAATGAAGACGCTGAAGATTACGATGTTAATGGCGATAATTCATTGATATTGAACGCTGATTTTTCTTTGATTCAGAGGAATAGTGGGTTTATCAGTGGTATGGTCTGTGTTTTACATGATGTCACTGAACAACAAAAGATCGATAGTGAACGTCGCCAGTTCGTTTCTAACGTTTCACATGAATTACGTACACCTTTGACAAGTATCAGTAGTTATATTGATGCTTTGAATAATGGAGCTTGGAAGGATCAAAAGCTAGCACCACAATTCTTGAACGTTACTGCAGAAGAAACAGATCGTATGATCCGTATGATTCAAGATCTATTGAGTCTTTCTAGAATGGATCAAGGTAGATCCAAGTTAGACGAGGAATTAGTTAACTTTAATGAATTCTTCTCATATATCCTTGATAGATTTGATATGATGTTGAAAAAAGAAAAAGCCGATGCTAAAGAAGACGATAAAAAAGTCGTTAAAAATTATCGTATAAAGCGTATTTTCACTAATAAAGACCTATGGGTTGAGATCGATACAGATAAGATGACTCAAGTGGTTGATAATATTATGAATAATGCCATCAAGTATTCTCCAGATGGAGGCGTTATAACGTGTCGCTTGCTTGAGACCAATAAGCATATCATCATTAGTATTTCTGATGAGGGACTAGGTATTCCTAGAAAGGATATCAAGAAAGTCTTTGATCGATTCTATCGTGTTGATAAGGCCAGATCTAGAAAACAAGGAGGTACTGGTTTAGGATTATCTATTTCCAAAGAGATCGTGGAACAACACAAAGGTAGAATTTGGGTAAATAGTGCCGAGGGTAAGGGATCAACATTTTATATTTCCTTACCATTTGACCCTAATGAGACTGGAGGAGAATGGGATGAAATTTAG
- the yycF gene encoding response regulator YycF, which translates to MAKKILVVDDEKPISDIVKYNLENEGYEVITAFDGQEALDKVEADDPDLILLDLMLPVIDGLEVARTVRKTKDTPIIMLTAKDTEIDKVIGLELGADDYVTKPFSNRELVARVKARLRSQRNAHNDDNKNSEIKIGDLTILPEAYTVTKNGKEIELTHREFELLYYLAQHIGQVMKREHLLQTVWGYDYFGDVRTVDVTVRRLREKIENNPSQPEWLMTRRGVGYYLRDPDAEV; encoded by the coding sequence ATGGCAAAAAAAATTCTAGTAGTAGATGATGAAAAACCTATTTCCGATATTGTTAAGTATAATTTGGAAAATGAAGGATATGAAGTCATAACAGCTTTTGACGGTCAGGAAGCATTGGACAAAGTAGAAGCAGATGATCCAGATCTTATTTTACTCGATTTGATGCTACCAGTTATTGACGGTCTAGAAGTGGCTAGAACTGTAAGAAAGACAAAAGATACACCGATTATTATGTTGACCGCTAAAGATACCGAAATTGATAAGGTTATTGGTTTGGAACTTGGGGCTGATGACTATGTAACTAAACCCTTTTCTAATCGTGAATTAGTTGCTCGTGTAAAAGCTCGGTTAAGATCTCAAAGAAACGCACATAACGATGATAATAAGAATAGTGAGATCAAGATTGGTGATTTAACTATTCTACCCGAAGCTTATACTGTAACTAAAAATGGTAAAGAAATCGAATTAACTCACCGTGAGTTTGAATTATTGTATTACTTAGCTCAACACATTGGTCAAGTAATGAAACGTGAACACTTACTTCAAACAGTTTGGGGTTATGACTACTTTGGAGACGTAAGAACTGTGGATGTCACGGTTCGTCGTCTTCGTGAAAAAATTGAAAATAATCCTAGTCAGCCGGAATGGCTTATGACTAGACGTGGTGTGGGCTACTACCTCAGGGATCCTGATGCAGAAGTCTAA
- a CDS encoding glycerophosphoryl diester phosphodiesterase membrane domain-containing protein has protein sequence MGSFRLFKEQNSNFWRYFWKYSQVIILVQLIINFILVPALSVLTNWVLALGGIKYVSYTNLLSILTKRPLVFIGLIVILLLILLLVFSQFALVLISFQAIKSQANLRWRDYLKTIFKEITSLPFKAFGFFLLYFLIITPFAGIGFSSNLLSKVKVPEFLLDWLFTEHLPFGIALVIIYLAIFYIGVRWLFVLPLMIFDNRRIKNAIHQSWSMTRNRTIHYLVTFLYIFIVITVFSYLLFGIILAGQWGFDHISTVSFPIAIVNLTLVQFINILISLYATSMSALLILSETKTQYVYNPRKNRSHKWFWMILAVATIFSFMSYDTMYFKGWLMERPATISHRGVDDKNGVQNSIAALKLTSKLKPSYIEMDIQETKDHQYVVYHDNTLKALAGINKRPSQMTLAQLQSVVIHENGKSAHIASFDDYLATATKLHQKLLVEYKPVRGNSDEFVENFAKKYGHQLKKNGDMVHSLKYSYIEQSKKDMPNVPADYILSFNLTGVPISDADGFTMEYTTLNSSFVDGAHAINKKVYAWTVNDTSAMSQMMFLDVDGIITDNLSDLKSKIRRNFDQAGYSKRIYNYILQMQNPF, from the coding sequence ATGGGGAGTTTTCGACTTTTTAAAGAGCAAAATAGTAATTTTTGGCGATATTTCTGGAAATACAGTCAGGTTATTATTCTTGTTCAATTGATTATTAATTTTATCCTGGTACCAGCCTTAAGCGTTCTAACAAATTGGGTGCTTGCACTTGGCGGCATCAAGTATGTCTCATACACTAACTTACTAAGTATCCTCACCAAGCGACCCTTGGTATTTATAGGATTAATAGTGATTTTATTATTGATATTATTATTAGTATTCAGTCAATTTGCGCTAGTACTAATCAGTTTTCAGGCCATTAAATCTCAGGCAAACTTGCGTTGGAGAGATTATTTAAAGACTATTTTCAAAGAAATCACGAGTTTACCATTCAAGGCTTTTGGATTCTTTTTGTTATACTTTCTGATTATCACGCCTTTTGCCGGGATTGGCTTCTCATCTAATTTACTGAGCAAAGTAAAAGTTCCAGAATTCCTTTTAGATTGGCTCTTTACGGAACACTTACCATTTGGAATTGCACTAGTTATTATTTATCTAGCTATTTTCTACATTGGTGTTCGCTGGCTATTTGTCCTCCCACTAATGATTTTTGACAATCGAAGAATTAAAAACGCAATACATCAAAGTTGGAGTATGACTAGAAATAGAACCATCCATTATCTGGTCACTTTTCTTTATATTTTTATCGTTATAACGGTGTTCTCATATCTATTATTCGGGATCATCCTAGCTGGTCAATGGGGCTTTGATCACATATCTACCGTTAGTTTTCCAATTGCCATTGTTAATTTGACCTTAGTCCAATTCATCAATATTTTGATCAGCCTATATGCCACTTCAATGTCAGCACTCCTAATTCTTAGTGAAACAAAAACCCAATATGTTTATAATCCTCGCAAGAATCGTTCTCACAAATGGTTCTGGATGATTTTGGCAGTAGCCACCATATTCAGTTTTATGAGTTACGACACAATGTACTTTAAAGGATGGTTGATGGAACGTCCTGCTACTATTTCTCATCGTGGTGTTGACGATAAAAATGGTGTCCAGAATTCCATCGCAGCACTCAAACTCACTTCTAAATTAAAACCTTCCTATATTGAAATGGATATTCAAGAAACAAAAGATCACCAATATGTGGTTTATCACGACAACACTCTTAAAGCTCTGGCTGGAATAAATAAGCGCCCTAGTCAAATGACTCTGGCACAATTACAGTCAGTAGTGATCCATGAGAATGGTAAAAGCGCGCACATTGCTAGTTTTGACGACTATCTTGCTACGGCAACTAAACTTCACCAAAAACTACTCGTTGAATACAAACCGGTCCGAGGCAATAGTGATGAGTTTGTAGAGAATTTTGCCAAGAAATATGGCCACCAACTGAAAAAAAATGGTGATATGGTACATTCTTTGAAATACAGCTACATCGAACAAAGTAAAAAGGACATGCCAAATGTCCCTGCCGACTACATATTGTCATTCAATCTAACTGGGGTTCCTATAAGTGATGCTGATGGATTTACAATGGAATACACCACTTTGAATTCTAGTTTTGTTGATGGAGCACATGCGATAAATAAGAAAGTATACGCTTGGACAGTCAATGATACTTCGGCTATGAGTCAAATGATGTTTCTAGATGTCGATGGAATAATTACAGACAATTTGTCTGATTTAAAATCCAAAATAAGACGTAATTTTGATCAAGCTGGCTATTCCAAGCGTATTTATAACTATATTTTACAAATGCAAAATCCATTTTAG
- a CDS encoding aldo/keto reductase: MKQRNIGETSWETSAVGLGIMRMNALTSDEAAKSIDTAYNSGINFIDAADIYGGGDSEKIFGEAMKKTSVKRDDLYIQSKGGIVSGVRYDFSKQHLLDAVDGSLERLGVDYLDSFLLHRPDPLMEPEEVAEAFDELQKSGKVRHFGVSNFNPQQYLMVQEAVDQRLLVNQLQFSIMHTGMIDFGMHTNMADTRSINHDGGILEFSRRMGVTIQAWSPFQYGMFEGVFINNDKFPELNKKLQDLSDKYGVSKNGIATAWILRHPANMQVIIGTMNPEHIADSAKGADIDLTKQEWYDIYFAAGNDLP; encoded by the coding sequence ATGAAACAACGTAATATTGGTGAAACAAGTTGGGAAACTTCTGCTGTTGGTTTGGGCATTATGCGTATGAACGCATTAACTTCTGATGAAGCAGCAAAATCAATCGACACTGCTTATAATAGTGGCATTAACTTCATTGATGCTGCTGATATTTATGGTGGCGGAGATTCCGAAAAAATCTTCGGTGAGGCTATGAAGAAGACTAGTGTTAAGCGTGACGACCTCTATATTCAATCCAAAGGTGGAATTGTCTCTGGTGTTCGTTATGACTTCTCCAAACAACATCTATTAGATGCTGTTGATGGATCTCTAGAACGTTTAGGCGTTGACTATTTGGATTCATTTTTACTTCACAGACCAGATCCATTAATGGAACCAGAAGAAGTTGCTGAAGCATTTGATGAATTACAAAAATCAGGAAAAGTTCGTCATTTTGGTGTTTCAAACTTCAACCCTCAACAATATTTGATGGTACAAGAAGCTGTCGACCAAAGACTACTAGTTAATCAATTACAATTCAGTATCATGCATACAGGAATGATTGATTTTGGAATGCATACAAATATGGCTGATACACGTTCTATCAACCATGATGGTGGTATTCTTGAATTCTCTAGACGTATGGGTGTTACCATTCAAGCATGGTCACCTTTCCAATATGGAATGTTCGAAGGTGTATTTATCAACAACGATAAATTCCCAGAATTGAACAAGAAATTACAAGATCTATCTGACAAGTATGGCGTATCCAAAAACGGTATCGCTACAGCTTGGATCTTGAGACATCCTGCAAATATGCAAGTTATTATCGGAACAATGAATCCCGAGCATATTGCTGATAGTGCAAAAGGTGCAGATATCGATCTAACCAAACAAGAATGGTATGATATTTACTTCGCTGCAGGTAACGATTTACCATAA
- a CDS encoding LPXTG cell wall anchor domain-containing protein gives MRIKRTSFLISMVAILVALLAWIVPNSGIVKAATNTNTQPESSIDVSGLGANDAIIYDPNGNPISSSDPLYTWNNYNVTYNWSIADGVPIKVGDTATFELPSSIAPTADLNNVPMYNEDNVQIGTFSIKAGSKTGTITFNNVLSSTTIDRSGHLNFHVNGTNTDSDNPGYLDWNINKVGWLYDYDENGLPKYIVWNIAFNPRSENLSNVVIHDNLGPNQKYVEGSAYAPTGGYNNTGNFIPDGGVLSPTVTQNGSDLQFHFGNVSSAVDLTFRVLINVDPSIDNVWQNNASLTSDQLTGDVSSNVQYGGSGSGTGTNALGNVVLQKINSSGQGLAGAVYELKNSEGNVLISEATVDENGQLAIHDIPVGNYTLTEVKAPEGYELNTTPISFAISGAANNQTINLSQEDIPETTTVPPVEEPDTGNVVLNKKSADLTQVLPGAEFELLDSSGNVIQSNLVTNSEGRIVVNGLKAGDYSFRETKAPEGYELSTELIPFTVTKDQTVEVEQDDNPIETEEDFGDVKFLKTDSNGTPLKDAVYELKNSDGSVIGNDYTTDSNGQILIDNLPDGQYTLTEVKAPDGYEINKEPIEFSVEKGKVVELSAKDEKTPTTTEPSEPEEPSEPEEPIEPEEPSEPEKPVIPGEPEEPGEPEKPVIPGEPEKPVIPGEPEEPSEPEKPVIPGEPEEPSEPEKPVIPGEPEEPGEPSEPVIPGEPEEPNENNDNDQESSGGSSTENPSTGSPDNVNSGQSGNSESSGEYMNSGSKKFPQTGDQQNALITLIGFIVLIGIAGFEINHKHV, from the coding sequence ATGAGAATCAAAAGGACGTCCTTTTTGATCAGCATGGTTGCAATTCTAGTAGCTCTTCTAGCTTGGATAGTTCCTAATTCTGGAATTGTAAAAGCAGCTACTAACACAAATACCCAACCAGAAAGTAGTATTGATGTATCTGGTTTGGGGGCAAACGATGCAATCATTTATGATCCAAATGGCAATCCCATTTCAAGTAGTGATCCACTTTATACTTGGAATAATTACAATGTAACTTATAATTGGTCCATTGCTGATGGTGTACCTATAAAAGTCGGTGATACAGCAACTTTTGAGTTACCAAGTTCCATAGCACCAACAGCTGACTTGAACAATGTACCTATGTACAATGAAGACAATGTCCAAATTGGTACATTCTCTATCAAAGCTGGTTCTAAGACCGGTACTATTACATTCAACAATGTCTTATCTTCAACAACAATAGATAGAAGTGGACATTTGAATTTCCACGTTAATGGTACCAACACCGATAGCGATAATCCCGGCTATCTAGATTGGAATATTAACAAAGTTGGTTGGTTATATGATTACGATGAAAACGGCCTTCCCAAATATATTGTTTGGAATATAGCTTTTAACCCAAGAAGTGAAAACCTATCTAATGTCGTTATACATGATAATCTAGGACCTAATCAGAAATATGTTGAAGGATCTGCTTATGCACCCACTGGTGGATATAACAACACTGGTAACTTCATTCCTGACGGTGGTGTTCTAAGTCCAACTGTTACTCAAAATGGGAGTGATCTTCAATTCCACTTTGGTAATGTTTCATCAGCCGTTGACTTAACATTTAGAGTATTGATCAACGTCGATCCATCAATTGACAATGTTTGGCAAAACAATGCTTCTTTAACATCAGATCAATTGACTGGGGACGTAAGTAGCAACGTTCAATATGGTGGTTCTGGTTCCGGTACTGGTACTAACGCCTTAGGAAACGTTGTATTACAAAAGATCAACTCCTCCGGTCAAGGATTGGCTGGAGCTGTCTACGAACTAAAGAATAGTGAAGGAAATGTATTAATAAGTGAAGCTACTGTTGACGAGAATGGTCAATTAGCCATTCATGATATACCTGTCGGAAACTATACTTTAACAGAAGTTAAAGCTCCTGAAGGTTATGAATTGAATACCACACCTATTAGTTTTGCTATTTCTGGAGCAGCCAATAATCAAACAATTAACTTGAGTCAAGAAGATATTCCAGAAACTACTACCGTCCCTCCAGTCGAAGAACCGGATACTGGTAATGTAGTTCTCAACAAGAAATCTGCGGATCTAACACAGGTATTACCTGGCGCAGAGTTTGAATTATTGGATTCTAGTGGCAATGTTATTCAAAGTAACCTAGTTACTAATTCCGAAGGAAGAATCGTCGTCAATGGCTTAAAAGCTGGTGATTATTCCTTTAGAGAAACCAAAGCTCCTGAAGGATACGAGCTTTCAACTGAATTGATTCCATTCACCGTTACAAAAGATCAAACTGTCGAAGTTGAACAAGATGATAATCCTATTGAAACCGAAGAAGATTTTGGTGATGTAAAATTCCTCAAAACTGATTCCAACGGTACACCTTTGAAAGACGCCGTCTATGAGCTTAAAAACAGTGACGGTTCAGTGATCGGTAACGACTATACTACCGATTCTAATGGTCAAATACTCATTGATAATTTACCTGATGGACAATATACTTTGACAGAAGTTAAAGCTCCGGATGGCTATGAAATCAATAAAGAACCTATTGAATTCTCTGTTGAAAAAGGTAAAGTTGTAGAACTTAGTGCTAAAGATGAAAAGACACCTACTACTACTGAACCTTCTGAACCCGAAGAACCTTCCGAGCCAGAGGAACCAATAGAACCTGAAGAACCTAGCGAACCTGAGAAACCTGTTATTCCTGGTGAGCCTGAAGAACCCGGTGAACCTGAGAAACCTGTTATTCCTGGTGAACCTGAGAAACCTGTTATCCCTGGTGAACCTGAAGAACCTAGCGAACCTGAAAAGCCTGTTATCCCTGGTGAGCCTGAAGAACCTAGCGAACCTGAGAAACCCGTTATCCCTGGTGAACCCGAAGAACCCGGTGAACCTAGTGAACCTGTCATTCCTGGCGAACCCGAAGAACCAAATGAAAATAATGATAATGATCAAGAATCAAGTGGTGGGTCATCTACAGAGAATCCTTCCACAGGTTCTCCTGACAATGTAAATTCAGGACAATCTGGAAACTCTGAATCATCTGGAGAATATATGAACAGTGGTTCAAAGAAATTCCCTCAAACTGGTGATCAACAAAATGCTTTAATTACATTAATTGGATTTATTGTTTTAATTGGTATTGCTGGATTTGAGATCAATCATAAACATGTATAA
- a CDS encoding ATP-binding protein — MLIHRPNYLNQLISFKDTDVIEIITGVRRSGKSVLMMLYRDWLLQHNVPEDHIIYINFEDYKMQLIRTEKQLRTIFDAKLKENGKMYILLDEIQNVDGWQRLINGIRVSFNCDIVVTGSNANMLSGELATLLSGRYVEIPIFPLSFPEFLEAKNIPTDSRKVDSAFNEYTRYGGFPAVVLANEAVKDQILKGIYDAVLLNDVSMRGNIRDLVALRSLVGFLSDNTGQLIQPTKIANTLKSNGLDISPHTISRYLGLLENAFLFYRAQQYDLRGRQYLKTSGKYFVVDSGLRRLAVERRDGNYSNQLENIVYIELLRRGFRVSVGKLDTKEIDFIARKTDETIYIQVTYELPKNSHETDNLLQIPDNYKKIVITQQHYEFDNIDGIPIINIIDWLLNEH; from the coding sequence ATGTTAATTCACAGACCGAATTATTTAAATCAATTAATTTCATTCAAAGATACTGATGTAATAGAAATAATAACTGGTGTTCGTCGTTCCGGAAAATCAGTACTGATGATGTTATACAGAGACTGGTTACTTCAACATAACGTACCCGAAGATCATATTATTTATATCAATTTTGAAGACTATAAGATGCAATTAATAAGAACTGAGAAACAATTACGTACCATTTTTGATGCAAAACTAAAAGAAAATGGGAAAATGTATATCTTACTTGATGAAATTCAAAATGTTGATGGATGGCAACGCCTAATTAACGGTATACGTGTTAGTTTCAACTGTGACATTGTTGTTACAGGATCTAATGCAAACATGTTATCAGGTGAACTAGCAACATTGTTAAGTGGAAGATATGTGGAGATTCCAATATTCCCACTCTCCTTTCCAGAATTTCTCGAAGCAAAGAATATACCCACAGATTCACGCAAAGTTGATTCTGCCTTTAATGAGTATACACGCTATGGTGGTTTCCCAGCAGTTGTACTCGCAAATGAGGCCGTTAAAGACCAGATTTTAAAAGGAATATATGACGCAGTGTTGTTAAACGATGTTTCAATGCGAGGTAATATTAGGGATCTAGTTGCACTTAGGTCACTCGTAGGATTTCTATCCGATAATACAGGACAATTGATTCAGCCTACAAAAATTGCTAATACGTTAAAATCGAATGGTTTAGATATCAGTCCACACACTATATCTAGATATTTAGGCTTATTAGAAAACGCGTTTTTATTTTACCGTGCTCAACAATATGACTTGCGTGGTAGACAATACTTAAAAACCTCTGGAAAATATTTTGTGGTTGATTCTGGGTTGAGACGTTTAGCTGTTGAAAGACGTGATGGCAACTACAGTAATCAACTTGAAAATATTGTCTACATTGAACTTCTAAGACGCGGCTTTAGAGTCTCAGTTGGCAAGCTAGACACTAAGGAAATCGACTTTATTGCTAGAAAAACTGACGAAACTATATACATTCAAGTAACTTACGAACTACCTAAAAACTCGCATGAAACCGACAATCTATTACAAATACCGGATAATTACAAAAAGATTGTCATCACACAACAACACTACGAATTTGATAATATTGATGGAATCCCAATTATAAATATAATCGATTGGCTTTTAAATGAACATTAA
- a CDS encoding HelD family protein: MEDIFKTEQSHLSYVYKTLQDTLQSINESLDTNADTAKSFKKKSGQETALNFDSYADNLDTFAAIETMNKQIDYFNNKQTQLQNIKSNITRLLPAPYFAKMDLKYPDEEEISSFYIGSAGFSKTTENPMILDWRSPIADLYYNNKMGSTTYNANNRAINVTVKTRRQFLLHDDVLQNIFDSNLAIKDPLLLETLQKSKNNEMNSITATIQKEQNTIIRDTTSQALLVNGIAGSGKTSVVLQRIAYLLYHYRNQIISNNVLLLTPNSLFTSYINKVLPSLGEEAPLQMTFEQMLEPYIDEKIEFEDNSSHLSYISNNLSNLNIPEKSFRNIKLNGLSIFNKSTIKKIFDQTSKSITIDKRIDATTTVMIGIIEENIESNSRDGKFQSQLSELTDLQQERIFGHNITPNSDKTTQLATKKMLFYRNRKLISLIKHKKYLNIKSIIQLILNTDSLNHLDYAYTKLRLLNLTKKDLKFVMIDEIQDYSLDQIIFMIAAFPNVKWTLVGDEFQSIRESNTPLKFDDLKELFAQNNIKTTQKDLYTSYRSSGEITKAFVAHGSTELINRIKIIQTGGIKPQFLVNSGINELMEHLKAQMTSLNKDTLSAVITSDSDLATTIGQKFNIPIISNSDRLPQKGIVVLPLILAKGLEFDDVIIADAGSTYYLDKDLGENRLYTAFSRASRSLVVNETIF; encoded by the coding sequence ATGGAAGATATTTTCAAAACTGAACAATCTCACTTAAGCTATGTTTACAAAACACTGCAAGACACCTTACAAAGTATCAACGAATCATTGGATACAAATGCCGACACCGCTAAAAGCTTTAAGAAAAAATCCGGCCAAGAAACTGCTCTTAACTTTGACAGTTATGCCGATAATCTAGATACCTTTGCAGCAATCGAAACTATGAATAAACAAATAGATTACTTCAATAATAAGCAAACACAACTGCAAAATATCAAATCAAACATAACACGTCTATTACCGGCACCATACTTTGCTAAAATGGATCTAAAATACCCCGATGAAGAAGAAATATCTTCCTTTTACATTGGTTCAGCTGGATTCTCTAAAACAACTGAAAATCCAATGATACTAGACTGGCGCTCTCCCATTGCTGACTTATATTACAACAACAAAATGGGATCGACTACCTATAACGCTAACAATAGAGCCATAAATGTAACGGTTAAAACACGCCGACAATTCTTGCTCCATGACGATGTATTACAAAATATATTCGACAGTAATCTGGCGATAAAAGATCCACTACTTCTAGAGACACTTCAAAAAAGTAAGAATAACGAAATGAACTCTATTACTGCAACGATTCAAAAAGAACAAAATACCATTATTCGAGATACTACCAGTCAGGCTCTACTAGTTAATGGTATCGCCGGAAGCGGTAAGACTTCTGTAGTTTTACAGAGAATAGCTTATTTACTGTATCATTATCGAAATCAAATAATATCCAATAATGTATTACTACTGACACCCAACTCTTTATTTACTAGCTATATCAACAAGGTCTTACCCAGTTTGGGTGAGGAAGCGCCGTTACAAATGACGTTTGAGCAAATGCTTGAGCCTTATATAGATGAAAAAATCGAATTCGAAGATAATTCCAGTCATCTATCATATATTTCAAATAACTTGAGTAATCTAAATATACCCGAAAAGTCATTCAGAAATATCAAATTGAATGGCTTAAGTATTTTTAACAAAAGTACTATCAAAAAAATATTTGATCAGACGTCAAAATCCATTACGATTGATAAAAGAATCGATGCCACGACAACTGTCATGATAGGCATCATAGAAGAAAATATCGAGTCCAATTCACGAGATGGTAAATTCCAATCTCAATTATCTGAACTAACTGACCTGCAACAAGAAAGAATTTTTGGCCACAACATAACGCCAAATTCAGATAAGACCACTCAATTAGCAACTAAAAAAATGTTGTTTTATCGTAACCGAAAACTAATCAGTTTAATTAAACATAAGAAGTATTTAAATATCAAAAGTATCATCCAATTAATTTTAAATACTGATAGTTTAAATCATTTGGACTATGCATATACCAAATTACGACTACTTAATTTGACTAAAAAAGACTTAAAATTCGTCATGATAGATGAAATTCAAGATTATTCACTCGATCAAATAATCTTCATGATTGCTGCCTTTCCTAACGTGAAATGGACTCTTGTTGGGGATGAATTCCAATCTATCAGAGAATCAAACACGCCACTTAAATTTGATGATTTGAAAGAATTATTTGCACAAAATAATATTAAGACAACACAAAAAGATCTCTATACTAGTTATCGATCCAGTGGTGAAATAACCAAGGCTTTTGTTGCACATGGCTCCACAGAACTAATTAACCGTATAAAGATTATTCAAACTGGTGGTATTAAACCACAATTCCTTGTTAATAGTGGTATCAATGAACTAATGGAACATCTTAAGGCCCAGATGACATCCCTAAATAAAGACACCTTGTCAGCTGTCATTACTAGCGATAGCGATCTAGCAACGACTATTGGTCAAAAATTCAATATTCCCATTATTTCAAATAGCGATAGATTACCTCAAAAAGGTATTGTCGTCTTACCACTAATCCTGGCTAAAGGATTAGAATTTGACGACGTTATTATCGCTGATGCTGGGTCGACATATTACTTGGATAAAGACCTGGGTGAGAATAGACTTTACACTGCCTTTTCTCGAGCTTCTAGGAGTTTAGTGGTTAATGAAACTATTTTTTAA